The sequence GTTCATTCTCATGTGGTATCTGTTGAGGAATGGAACTTCCTTGATCCAGACTGAGACACAGAAGACCAGGTTTCTAACCAGTTAGTAACCAGTTGTGTGATGCTTGGctttatttcctcatctctaaatctGCAAAGTAGGGGTTAGATTTAAGTTGATCTCTAAAGTCCCTTTGAATATAAGCCACCTCTAAACTTCCAACTGAGCCTTCCATTCTGTGTTGCTGGAGGGTGACCTTAACCtatgaaataaatggaataggGAGGCCATGGAGAAAGAGTTCCTCTGCAGTTTGATGCCAGCAATTTCTTCAAAGCAGGGCTAGACAAAAAAGCACTGTGAGAAGCAGCAGAAAATCAAGGTAGTAGTGGGATACGTGACTGAAGGGTCAGGGAAGTTCCTATCGGATTTTTTGTTACTGCTTCATGCTTGGTTAGATCTGTCTGCTATAGTTTCTGGATGGACCCAAAAAGCAGCTGGGAGACAAGGACACAGAAAGGATAGGAAACAAGAAAAAGCATCAGTGCTTTGGATGGTGGAGACCTTCATAGGGATGAGAATGCGCCTGATCACAGGAAATAAGCAGTTAAAAATCAACATGAAATGCTTAAAGGCCAATTACTTTTTACTTTGAGTAAGAGCAGATATTCTTGGATTTATCTGACAGTAGAGGGGCCATATGGATCAAAGTTTCCTAAAGTGGATTCTGTCATGGCTCCTGGTGGCTTCTTGGGGCTAAAAAAAATGGCCTCTACTATGCAAGATGAGAAAGTTTCAGATAGTTACTTGGAAAAGGGAACGACACACTCACCTAGGGCACCATTTCTCCAGcttaaataataaaagtatgtGTTCCTTTTACGtgaacttgaaattttaaaacaaatgaccaAAAAATATTGGTAAGTTTAGAGTATGCTTCTTCCAATTACTCATGCCTCACTCTGGAAAGGTGACAATTATCTCTAAGAGTAATGAGAGACAAGATGCTGGCTTTGGGGCAGAGGTGACAAGTACAAGCAGTCAGGATGACAGACCTGAGGAAGATACAGAAGTTGGCAGTGACTTTAGGGATTGAGGCTGGAGCTGCAGGAAGAAACTCAGTGGGACACCTTCATCGCTGTCCACACTGGATCACTAAGCACAGCTGAGAACACACTGCTGGGATAGTCTCCACCCTCTCCTGGAGTGGACGAAATTCTAGGGGCAGGTGCCGTAAGGAAAAGGCTACAACCCCCACaaaggaaaatatgtatttattataaaataatgtttgtttcATGACGAGAGTAGAAAAATAACACTACAAGCTACTAAAAAAGTTCTGGAGCTCAGTCTCTGAGAAGTGGGATAAGAGGCTTTTGCATCGCCCTGGGAGCGCACCGTCCTGAGGCGTGGTGTGCTTGTGTGGGACACACGTGGCACAGCACACACAGGGAGTGCGTGGCTCAGGTCCTGCCAGAAGCCCAAGGCGCCTACACAGTCCACATAAGATGCTCTGGCCACGATGATCAAAGAGAAGAACTTGAGGTCAGAAGGGAACTGGTTCTGAGAAGGGCCAAGATGGGCACAGCCTTGCCCCTCCCTATACTGAAGTGTAGAAGAGTCTCTTAGGCTGACGGTCCTGGTTTGGAAGATGGTGCCCAGTGGCCTTATGTTCATTTGTTGCCCAAATGTCTGTGCTGAGGAAAAGCTGCAACCTTTCCCAGGACACCACTGACCCACCATTTCTCACTGGTCTGGCTAAAGTACCAGATGTATGTGTGGCCTCAGCCAGTGAGGGCTGCTGGCTGAAATTTCTGTACTTCAAATCCTGTCCATACTGAtggcagaaaggaaaaaacaaaatgttaaaagacCAGTGGAAGAGAGCAGCTGGCCCGAACTGTTCTATATTCCAAGACTTGTGGCCCCAAAGCACAAGGAGAATACCTTCCCTAAGTAACTATCTACCCTAAATGGGAAAGGCAGTCCCAGAGACACCCTTTTCCCCTCCAGACCCCTCAGGCTTTAGAACAATGAATCCCTCCCTGGGATGGGAACCCAACCTTTAGGTGACAGGAAATGATCCCTAAACAGAAGTACCTGGAAAAAGCAGCCATGGTGAGCACCTCAAGCAGCAGCTCTGAGCCACAGAAGAAGAGCAAGATGCCGTTCATGATGGCTTCCAGGCGGAGCACGTAGGTCTGCAGCAGCAGGTAATAGGAGGCCATCATGGCAGATGGGAAGGCCAAGGCCACACTAATACCAAGTGGCATCTTTCGTTGGCAGAGGTTTCCCTTTGTACCTGTCAGACACAGGCCATGGAGTCACCTCCAAGTGGCCTGCTTTCTTTGGCCTCAGCGGAaagaggggtgggatgggatgaACTGGCAAGTAGAGAAAAATGGTCCTGAATAGGGATGTGCAGATTTATAAACGGGGTCCCACAGCATTAAAAACTAGATGCTTTGGAACAGCTGTAGGTTTGGAGTTACTGAAAGGTCCTGCTTCCAGTCTGACTCCCAGTCAGGGAACAATGGGATCtttatttaaggaaaatattttaaattataaaaataatatataatgattAGAAACTTTTCAGCTAATACAGAAACTAAGACCTCGTGACTCACCTCCTAGAGATAGCCTATGATGTATACTGTTTCAGACTTTTTTTATGTGTATAGTCACATATTactaattattataaaaatagaatcataCTCTGCATACTGTTTTGCAACTTACTTAACCATTTAACATAATTAGACATCTTTCTATGCGTAACTACTTTACTCTTTTTTAATGGCGATGAACAGTTTCATTGACTCAagatcataatttatttaactaaccCTGTTTTGAtagatgtttaggttgtttctaatGTTTTGATGTTACAATATACATGGCAATAAACATTCTCACACAGATATCTTTGTGTGTCTGTCCAAGTGTTTGTGTTTTTCAACCTGTTTTTAGAAGTGAAATTGTTAGGTCTAAGAATATGAATTTTATATGATAAAACTATTAGCAAAAAggttatattaatttatattgctAGAGAGTGTGGGAATATAAATACCCACAAGAGTGTGGGACCAGAGAGACCTGTTCCTCACAGCCATTCGAATACTGggtatttggaaatatttttaatctgatGGGTGAAAATGTTACCTtgtttttaatgtgctttttatTAGTGAGTTCGGGCATTTTATCACGTTTATTGGTCCTTTGTAATTATCCTTATGTGAATTGCCCTTTAGTGTCccttgttaatttttaaaagcaggttgtctttttcttagcGATTTATGTGAGCCTCCTTTTTCCTTTGTTACATGTGTTCAAATTGTTTGTTTTCCTCAGTGTGTGTTTTAACACTGTTTTCAGGGATGAGATATTCTAATTAATAAGGGATGGCTCTGTATTTCTGGGGACATAAAACCTCTCCCAGAGAAATCCTCATTCAGAGGAGTGGAGGGAATCTCAGTTCCCAGCAACCAGTGAGAGGAACCAGGCACTCCTGCAGCAGTTAGACAACTGGGAAGGAATTATCTAATATCTAAAGCCACTTGCCCAGCTCCGACCCCACAGAGCAACAGACAGGTAAATCTTGAAGCAAAATACGAAGCAGCTTGAAACTTCAGAGAGGAAGTAATGGGATATACCAGCAGATCCAGTCTCTTATTGTGAACCTAGGTTATGCACTTTTCCTTGTTAATCAAGTTACAGATAGCAGCTCATCTCAGAAGGAATGGAAATAGTCTCTGGACAACACTCACCAAAAAATAGTCGAATTACTTCAATCCCAAGATAAAGGAAGAGCATCACCACATCCAGTACTAGATTGGCTGTTGGATATGGTAGCAAGAGACCTGCCAATACAAAAGCCAGAAGTTGCACACAACGTATAACACCATGCACTCTCACACACTTGGAAATAAAGAGAACAGGAGTCGTATCAGCTTTCCATGAGCTACTTAGTGAGACACGGGCAGGATCTGTTAGCCTGCTGCAGGATTTGTTAACTCATGGTGCAGCTATGTCTGATTAGGGCAGGCTCATTACTACAGGGTTTTATTCCTAACTCCAagagtttggggggggggggctccacTCTCCACAGTTACCAGATGTACATCGGTACACAGGCTGCTGAATAGCTCCTGAGGGTCACCAATGGGCTTAAAGTGGAGTTCAGCCAAGTGAGGTGATGGAGGAGACTCAGAATGGAGAAACTCCACATTTCCCAAACTCAGATTTTTGCTGAGGGGCTTCCTGCTGAATCTTTCTCAAGGAAGCCATCTGATGAAGAGACTTCTCCCCTGCAGTGAAGAGGAGCTGCAGAGGGGCAGAGAAGAACGAAACCTAAGCAGATTTTGGTGGGAGTTGGCTCTGGGCTGAAGTGGGGAAAGTATGTGGGGGCAAGGGTAGTCAAACGCCAGACCTTACCTTTATACAAAAATATGAAGAGTTCCAGCAGGAAGTATGTAGCATAATACCACCCGTTCAGAAAGAACAGGATTTCCAGTGGGGTGGAGGACAACCTTTTACCTGAAAATAAGAGCACAGAGAAGAGAGACGGGCTGGAGAGCAGCTCAACCTCAGTTATTTGAATGGTTCTAACTTGGAGGAAACACGAGGTCGCAACTAGAGGAAAGAGCCACTTGGGGCACTTCTGATTGCTGATAATGAGGAGCGTGTGCGTGTACAGGGTGTGGAGGCGTCCCTTCCATCCCCTTCTTTCCAGATTCACCCTCAAACTCGACTCTTTCAGCTTCAGGGGTGAAAGTCAAGGCCCTCTAAAATCTAACCTCGTCACTATGTGGGAAGAGAACCGGGGCGCAGAGACCAGCACTGGCCTGAGATCACGCGGCAAATTCTAGCTGAGCTGGCTTagaacaggccagccaaggaTTTGGGGGTATTTCGGAGACCCGCACCTCGAGACCTTCGGGCACTCAGGGTGGGTGAGGCAGCTAAACCCGGCTCTGGACAAGTGACGAGTGATGTCCCCCTAACACCCGAGAATGGAGGGTTTAGGCCGAACACTGGGAGAAAAGGGAGGGCCTGACGGGATCGGGACCAGCGACTCACACACCTCGAGAATCTCACCTCGCGGCGCCATCTTCAGTCCCCATGGAAACTGCAAACGCGGCTGCCGCCGCCCCCGGCCCAGCGAGGTGCTGCCGGAAGCTGGGGACGGACTGGCCCCGGATTCTGGCCCCTCTGCCTGCCGGCCGCACTCTATGGTTACCTGGCGCCGGGACAGGCTCGGTGCAGTCCGCGCGTGCGCGGGGTGGCGGACGTGGGACGCAAACGGCCTTTACTGGAGTTTCGGCCGCGTACCTACTGGCGAACAGTGGCCGCTCACGGAGCGCAGGACCCCGGGGGCGGAGGCAGCTCCCGAGCTTCCCCATCCAAGTTTACAACGAGTTGGCAAAAATGGCCAGTTGTGGTGATGTGACCACAGGCCTTAGCCCCACGATTCTCTGTACAAACGACGGTCTGAAAATGAGAAACGGTGTGCGCGACAGTGCTCTGCAAATGCGGCGCGGGACAAGCAGTCTTTTGGGGAGGGCAAAGGGTTTTGTGCGTCCGATGTATGAACCAGATAATTAGAAGACACCAAAATTAGTCGAAATTAGAGGCTCCTTTCAAGGAGTAGAAATGAGATGGGAAGACTAACCGCGATCACCACGTGACCCCTGACGTGCAGTGGGAGTTGAGAAGAACAAAGTACTCGAGGTGGGAATTGGGAGACTGGGTTTGGAAGCCTGTCTGTGATTTGGAGCAGTAAAAGTGTGCAGTAGAAAGAAGGGTTTTGAGTGGACGTAGGCTGACCTGGCTGTTGGCCCGTTGGTCAGTCAGGTGGCACTCAAATCAGGTAATATGAGTACAGTGacaccttttttgtgtgtgtacaaTCATAGTTAATTTCGCAGTGTTAGGCAGTCATCACCACTGTTTCCAAAGCTTTTTCagcatcccaaacagaaactctgtatccGTTAAGCAGTAACTCTCCATTCTCCCACTTGCCCCATCCCTGCTAACCTTTGatctactttttatttctatgcatttgtctgttctttatattttaaataagtggaatcataaaataggcggccttttgtgtctggcgcatttcatttaacatgttttcaaggttcactcatgtttcgtttgtttgtttgtgggcaGATAATCAGTTACTTAttttgatggagggactggggattgaatccaggacgttgtgcatgctaggtgtgcactctaccactgagctatcccctgcctgcccccacctTCACGGTTCATTcgtgtagcatatatcagaacttagttccttttttatggctggataacattcgtgtgtgtgtgtgtgtgcgcgcgcgcgcgtgtgtgctgCATTGAACATCAGCATACAAGTGTCTGTGTaagtctctgtttttcatttcttttggatatatacctaggattGGAATTACTGAAtcttatggtaattctatgtttaactttttgaggaatcatcaaactgttttccacagtgtctgtaactgttttacattccaccagcaatgtaccaGGGTCccaatttctctgcattctccccaataccttttattttcagtttttagaaTTATTATCACTatcctagtaggtgtgaagtgatagctcattgcggctttgatttgcattcttCTAATGActaaatgatgttgagcatcttttatgcagctattgaccatttgtatatcttctttggagaaatgtctactcaagtcctttgctgagtttgtgtttatttgtttggttttgcttttttcttccagttttattgagatgtaattgacatacagcactgtataagtttgatgtacagcataatgatttgactttcatatgtcatgaaatgattaccacaataatcCTTcgtctcatatagatacaaaattaaagaaaggaaaaaatgttttccttgtaatgagaactcttaACAATTTACTTGccaactttcatatgtaacatacagcactGTTAATTGTATCtatcatgttgtatattatatCCCTAGTGCTTGTGtatttcataactggaagtttgtaccttttgactgcctttatccAGTTCCCCCTTCCCCAGTTCCCCCTTCCCCtaacctctggtaaccacaaatctgatctctttttctatgagtttgtttgtttgtgaagTATAACTGACTGACAACAccatgttagttcctgttacacgaCAGTGATTcggtatttctgtacatttccaaAGGATCACCACTGTAGGTCTAGTTATGAtctatcaccatacaaagatattacacaaTACTTGACTCTATTTCCCACATTGTACATTTTATACCTGTGATGCATTTGTTTtgcaactgcaagtttgtacctcgaatctccctcatttctttcctttccttacctccttcccttctggcaaccaactgtttgttctctgtatctatgcctctgtttctttgttatatttgttcgtttggttttttttttagattttgcgtatcagtgaaatcatacagtatttgtctttctctgatttatttcacttaacataatactctctaggtcgatccatgttgtcacaaatggcaagacttcattctttttatggctaatatgccattgtgtgtgtgtgtgtgtatgtatgtatgtatgtgtgtatatatatatatatatatatatatatatatatatatgtatattacatcTTTATtcatgggcacttaggttgcttccatatcttggctgttgtaaataatgctgcagtgaacacacaggggtgtatatatctttttgaattagtgtttttgttttctttggataaatacccaggagtggaattgctggatcatatggtagttctatttttaattttttgagaaacctccatacggttttccacagcggatgcaccaatttacattcccacccacagtgcatGAGGggtcctttttctctacatcctagccaacacttgttatttgttgtctcttTGATAATAGCCCTTCTGGCAGTTGTGAGTTGCTTTCtcattgtggtcttgatttgcatttagAGTGACTGACCTTTAAGGACAGAGCTGTACTCCTAGCTAATTGGGATGGAGGTGGGGCAATAATTGTTATTTCTAGGCATGAAGAAGGAGCAGAAGCAATTCCTTGAACCTAGAGAGAGTAACATGTATGGAGAATTCCCACGAGGAGCTGTGCAAAGTTTGAAAAACTGGTGAACTAATATctgacctcctcccctcccttctcctctgcaCCCTGACCCCTGCTTGTGCCTCCCATTGGTAGAAATTAGCTGCAAGCCTGAAGGGCTTTCTTGAGTGTCAGGGGAGCAAGGCACACAGCAAGGCTGGGACGGGTGGAAATGGCGCCAGCACATCTGCCTCCACTGCCTGCTAGATGAGAGAAAATAGGCAGGGTCCTGCTGTGAGCCTCCAATGTCCAACTCTAAAAGGAAGGTGGGCCAGCTGCTTATTTTTGAAAGTAAAGGTTTTTGAAGTGAACAGAGCTCCACCCGGGGATTTACATTTTGTATACTGCTGCTTTCACGCTACAGGCTTTCATGCCTTCAGGCTAAGTTGAGTAGTGGCAACagagactgtgtggcttaaataCTTACCATCTGGGCCCCCTCCCCCGCTTTTTTGAATCTTTTCATTGTAATAAATCATAGCCATGAATAGAACTGTATGCTGAACCCCGTGAGTCTTCCTAGCAAATCGTCAAGCCTGAGGGTGGTCATAGGGATCCCTGACAGGCATATTACCCTTTTTATAGATCACTGAATTtcacttgctaatattttgttcaagtttttACATATGTTATATGAGAGATTGGTCTGTAATTTCCCTTTCTTATAAGAACCTTGTCACATTGGGTATCAAATGTAAAGTTGGCTTCAGGAAATGAAGCACAaaactgtttcttctttttctattaccTGGAAGACATTGTGTAAAATaggtttatttcttcttcagaagAATTTACTGATGAAGCCATATAAAGCTGGAATGTTCTTTgtgggaaatttaaaaagaactaaatttcttttatatatacatatatttttttccaaatatatacatgtataattgttcatattttctactttttgggTAGTTTGGGACAAATTTGTGGTTTTCAAAAATTTAcgcatttaaaaataagtttttaagtaTATTGGTGTGAAGTTTTCATAACATCCTTATATTTTTTAATGCCTGTAGGAAATATAGTGATGTCGCCTTTTTCCTTCctgataattttaatttctttttttcttaattagtttTGATAGGTGTTTAgcaattttattattctttctaaaACAtcaacttttgattttgttttttttcttcactttatacttgttttctgttttacagacTTCTGCTTTTCatcatttccttcctcctgttttCTTCAAGTTTGACTTGGTGTTCTTTTTGAGACAGAAACTAACATCTTACCTTCAGCCGCACTGCTTTTCTAATATTTGTGTTTTAAGGCTATAAATTCTTCTCTACACATTAATTTAGCTGCATCTTTGAGTCCTGTGTGCTACTAAATCAAATTCATTTGTTAGTACTAATGACTTTTTgtagattctttaggatttttttatgTTCGCAATTATCATTTTCAAAtcaagacagttttacttcttcctttccgatatgtatgccttttatttctttccccttctcttaTTGCTCTGCCTAGGccttctagtacaatgttgaatagaagtggtgtaGATGGGTATCTGTGCTTTTTTTGACTTTTACAAAATATTCAGCCTTCCACCATTGAGCATGATATGAACTGTAGGTACTTCGGAGGAGCTTACCAGGTACAAGAAGTGCGCTTCTTAGTTTGcagagaatttttatcataattgAGTGTTGAGTTTTGCCACAGCTACAATTATTTAATGAGCAAGTGCTTTTCCCTCTTTATTCTACTGATTTGGTGAATTTCACTCATTGATTTTTAGGTATTAAACAACCttacattcctgggataaacttTACTTAggatgtattatcctttttacactgctggattcaatttgctaaaattttatgAATGTTTGTATCTATGATCATTAGGGGTATGAATCTacaggttttattatttttttcacatgatATATTTGTTTCGGTAAGGATATTTGAGTTGAGaatgtttcttttcctattttctgaaagaatttttgTAGGATTgatgtttcttctttaaatgtttgatagaattcaccaatgaagtcACCAGtacctgaaattttctttgtgggaagacttaattatgaattcaatttctttctttttcttgggcTAGTTTTAGTGATTTGTCTCTTTTGATGAATTTGTTCACTTCATAAAACATGTCAGATTTACTGGCATAAAGCTGTCTATAAATACCCTTATGATCCTTTTAATAAATATAGGACCTACAGGAACACCCCCTTTCATGCTTAATATTGGTAATTcgtgtcttctctttttcttgatcAGTCTAGCTGAAGATATATCAATTAACTTTTTGAGAATTAACTTTtggtttcatatatttttctctattatttatcACGTTCTGTTGACTTTTGGTCTTAatccttctttctttctacttactttgagtttaatttgctctttttctactTGAAAACTTAGACCATTGgtttcagatcttttttttatGATCAATACTCAATTTAATTACCAATTTctcaaggattttttaaaattgaagtatacttgatttacaatgtcacattagtttctggcatacagcatagtgattcagttatatatattctttttcatattctttatcactatagcttattacaagatattgaatatagttccctgtgctaaacagaaggAGCTtgctatctattttatatacagtagttagtctctgctaatcctaaactcctcatttgtccctcccccctcttcttttttaataaaagctgcgtcatatgcattttaaatgttgtgttttcattattatgCAGTTTCTGACTTctcttatgatttcttctttaatttatgattatttataagtgcataatttaaattctaaatatttaGTGGTTTTCTGATGTGGCAGTTATCAACATATTGCTCCTTAGCCCCAGATTCACACTTCGATATCTATTCTGCAGTAATGGACTAGAACTGTGAGCATTTCTCCCTTCCGGTGAGCATGATGTTAGATTCTGTCAGTAGAGGGCACTG is a genomic window of Camelus bactrianus isolate YW-2024 breed Bactrian camel chromosome 10, ASM4877302v1, whole genome shotgun sequence containing:
- the TMEM216 gene encoding transmembrane protein 216 isoform X2 is translated as MAPRGKRLSSTPLEILFFLNGWYYATYFLLELFIFLYKGLLLPYPTANLVLDVVMLFLYLGIEVIRLFFGTKGNLCQRKMPLGISVALAFPSAMMASYYLLLQTYVLRLEAIMNGILLFFCGSELLLEVLTMAAFSSMDRI
- the TMEM216 gene encoding transmembrane protein 216 isoform X1 — encoded protein: MAPRGKRLSSTPLEILFFLNGWYYATYFLLELFIFLYKGLLLPYPTANLVLDVVMLFLYLGIEVIRLFFGTKGNLCQRKMPLGISVALAFPSAMMASYYLLLQTYVLRLEAIMNGILLFFCGSELLLEVLTMAAFSRVPQRI